The nucleotide window GGgatatctgtttttctttttggggttttctgggtttgtttttatgatttaCGCGTAAATAAACATATATCTTTGCAATGGGCATTTTCTGCCCCCCTTTACACTGACGCCCCTAAAGAAAATCCGTCATAAAAACAGGAAGGCTGGTGAGAACAGAGTGGAGACTGCGAGCGGAAGTTCGCCTTCCAGCAGGAtcagcaataaataaacaaacagccgGAGATACAACGCGGTGGTTTACATCAGTGTGTTGGTCCGACCAAACTTTGAAGCAAACTAAAACTAGAATTACAAACGCTCTCTGTCAAATCCGACTGAATTTGAGCTATTTGgcgaacaaaaacaaaaaaaaaaaaactagatgaGCAAATTTTGGAGACGTACTTCCCAGAAAAAACTGCAGATGCGGCGAAATGTGGCTCTTTCTgtctttgcaagaaaaaaaaaactgtagccAATGGTTAGTGTGAACATGACTTCGCTTAAACCTGCTAAACCCAAGCGTCGAAGTTAAAGTAAAGTGTTTTAGCTAGTAAAGCTCCCTGTACATGTATACTTTAAAACAAGCCGAGTCAGCTGTTCTCCAATGAGGAACCAGAAAACCGCTGAATGAGACCATTGCTCAGAGTTAAAAGCAGCTAGCCGGAGATTACGCAAAGCTATACTATTTATGTGATATTTCTGAGGCACTTACCGTATTCCCGTTTATGGTTGCGCACCGTGGGGTGTGAACGAAACTCCAGCCGTCTGACTACGATTCCTTAAACGAACCAGGCTGTTCTTCTTGATCTATGCGAACCGTTCTATATGGTTTATATGATTATATTTCcagcagaaaacaaagcaaacgaAAAGGATTAACTTGAGGTCAGCCGACGTTTGGCTAGAGTTAGCAAATGCTAGATGACGGCTTTCCAGGACCTTTCGGAAGCCGTATATAAAGTTTAGACAGAGCCGGTTAAGTAAGAATAACTCGTCTATCCGAAGTTAACCTGCCGAAACTGCAACCTAAAGTTTCCACGACCTAAATTAGCTGCTCTCTGctatggtttgtttgtttgctacACCTTCCGCCTTCTTCTTCGTGGTCGTCGTTGTGTTCAGCTGGCTGTCAACTTGCAACCTACTGTTTGCGCACTACCGCCACCATCTGGTAGGAAGTGAGAACGACGTGATCTGAGTCCTCACCCACCTGGGGCTCAAGGATTGTTGAGCTCTGAAGAAAACTCTGCTTTCAGTGCCAAGCGTACCGCACTTCTTTGGTTCATTTtataatatttgaaaaaaaaaaaaaaaaaaaaggatcaaacGAATAATTTTGTGGAAGCTTCCGATACTAGCTACATGTTAAGATGAAACTAtgatttattataaaataagaGCAAGTGAGCATTATCCTAGGGGGGTCTGTTTaagtgttttgtattttcttgaTAAGTGAAATTTCTCCACTAAATAAATGTCATCAActgaaatgttaatgttttataaTTCATTCAGTGAGATATTATGGCAATGCAGTAAAAACATAACCATTTAGGGctttttccaaatattttccaGGGGTGCCTACCTCAGAAAAATACAACTTTGAGGTGGACTATGCCAAATATCCAACTGATGCTTTCGGTAGATGGATATATCCCTATTTGACAGCACTCAAGTTGaacatatttaatatttgaatttaaaacgCTTGGGTGGTAATTTAATGTAACAATCACATACAGCTCTGTCACATATGGTCCAAGGACAGACCCTAAAACCGTAGGTGCAGAGCAAGTAAAGAAAAATACTTGTCCAACTCCTTAATTTATATGCTCAGATACATGAGTTTCTTTTATCTGGGACCATAAAAATATTTAGTCcaccctcttttttttctttttttttttttttttttggttcaactGCATTAACATACTCATTGGGTCCTATTGTTTGGTCTCACACGCTATTGGGTCCTACATTTGTATACAAGGCCTGCCCTCAGGTAAAGAACTCACACAACCTCCAGATTTTTGCTTGAACATCATCCCCTCGATTTACTTGAATGGATTTATCTGATTGAAGTAAGTAAAAggctttacatgtttttttctgtgtttattacaGTGTCTATGTAACCCAGAGGTCACTAGAGTTACTTGTAGGTGCGTTCAGGGTGCATTGCTCTTTTAGTACTGTCGCGACAGTCAGCTGGTTTCCGCcacgtcgctgtgaagccaccagccgccatattggtactccccaGTAACAATAGGAAATACGTGCGCTACAGCATTGAACAACGATGATTTTCCCATGTTCacggggggcttaagacttttaaaatgccaaatgtcatatacttttatgttatgtactaatatatatatatatatatatatatatatatatatatatatatatatatatatatatatatatatatatatatatatatatatatatatataaattatgtGCTGATAATAtctcagcacctaatttcctagtacttgatagtgttagtacatccactgactgtaaaattgcCCGtcaaacgttttcacacagccagaaaactgcttgttgttgcaaccaaattatatggggttctgtgagagtagggagtagcaagatggcggccagtgacttcagtttttcgggcaaatcagcactccagtgatTTCGAATGGAAATCGCGGGCTTTAAGCAATGTGCGAGACACCAGAGCAACACGTTGAGTCTGTGTTCCTCCAGTTCACTACTGTGACATTTCATCGGTGAGGGAGAGAGGCTGCTGAGATGCCCCGGTCCTCACGAAGGACGCTTTGAAACTTCCTGATCATCCTGCAGGCAAGACACAGACATATTCCCCAGCTCCCCTCTGCACTACATACACATGCACACGATATAAAAGAgctctaatttattttattttgctggccagcttttattttattttaaaaggaccCTTTTGTTGGACTCCTGAACGGGTGAATTATTTTCTCTATTCTCTTCAGTAGTAGAGACTTCAGAACGGAAGGACTATTTTCTGTAAACTAAACATACACTAGTTTCCTTCTTTGCTATTTCCAGAGAAGATTCTAAGTTGGTTATTCTGTGAATGACATTACTGGATGTCATTATAAGGTTCCCTTTCTTACCagttttgttattgtttattaatacattttaaaggatACTGAGGTGTGGTGTATTTCTGTCccagaaatatattaataaattctGGTTGATAGTAGCCTAAACTGCTATCAGGACTCTCAGGCTATTTATGTGGTTACATCTACAACATGTAAATATGTAGTTATTGTGAAAAATGTGCCCTACATTTTATCTAGAGCTTGATTTGTAATTGTTGCAATATTACAATGTCGGGTGACTGTGGTAGTCAAAACAACCCTGTTTTTGACAGGAATGTCTTGAGAGGAACTTTTCCCAATATAAcctttatctatctatctatctatctatctatctatctatctatctatctatctatctatctatctatctatctatctatctatctatgtgttAGAACCTAATATGCAAAGATATATTCCCATATCTAATCATTTCAATTTACTTATAAGGATTTCTAGCCACCTTCAACACTCAGCATTTTTCCCTTTTCTGGGATAAGGGAAAAATTAAATTCTGTTCGTGCATGTCTGCCCTTTGTCTTTGCTATTGATTAGAAAATGTTCGTATCGATTCATAGTCAAAGCAGGTGTGGGGGATGCTTGGGGGgcatttgcattgcattgctcttcagaatagggtgttttcagctgacgtcacgctcacgtgactactcagcgcgtccgccatattgggtggcagtcgtttcgcaccgttgacctgcattgtatgacgccttaggcagtattggaagtgaacaatggggaaaacgtgtttaatggttggttgcacggcccgtggaggtggagatcaacgctctttctatcgcctaccagccgtaatagtgaatcagtgtgaaaaaaaaacagctgtctgaacaacgccatcacctatggctgacacggatatccagtgccgatttggacggtgttaagctggaatacgccagagtctgcggtgctcactttgtcacaggtaattaactgttaagtatttaaaacatgtaagaagaatatattaataatagggcttgggcgtcatgacttattactttccgcggctgccatgttgactgcctccgccgcctctgctgcctatgactaccgcatactgtactccctctctcagccgtgttttaatttgattaatttcaccttaacttgatttcaaccatggtaaaccgttgctgtattgtgggctgtaacagcgcaacacatgatcgccatgggaaaaacatagaaacagattaattttccaccgctttcctgcctggaggcgcaaccacggagaacaactgttagcgataacaaagagtcggctcgcttggatcgcggctgtaagccgaccgatcataactttccacagtatcccaatgtcaatgagagtgtgttctaaacgtttgaaacacatagcagcaagttaaaagtacattacatgcgcgagtggttgttagcgctaacggttagcatgtgctaacccgtctgagcgcagcttacctttgaacgagttgctgtgttcccactgtttgctggctttatgatctgcagctcctaccggcgccaatacggtaaatacaacttaattttgcactggtcattgttctgcttaaataattaaagccgcgagcggcgtcgatcggcccagAGCCCGTCCGCCctgcggcgggcggtgcgccttcgcgcaccgcccgccgccggccgccagccaccgcagaagcatgcgacacatttgcgtcggattgtttacatttttaccatcttattaaaactcacccgtccacgtatgatggcgatttccttgatgtacataaccagatgtgaactggttgtgagcctctagatccttgtaagctctcatttcctcaagagtgtgcagagggttttcaccgaacaccaggtaatgcatctggattacggctaaacaaggcaccgtggagggcatacgggtccatatggtcgatcacggaacatttcctcagatatacgtccttatctggtcgctctagcgtgctggcgtacttatccattcgcgatacgataatacgtgtaagacaactagagataaggaagtgtgccacccaatatggcggaccggaagttggccagtgacgtcagtgaaaacaccctattgtaAGGTGTGGCTGTAAGTTGGAGGCTACTTGCATTCCCATTTTGATGATAATCAGAGTTTACAATTGGTCGGCCACACAGCATTGTGTGACCAGTGAAATGTGTGAAAAGGGTACTTCAGTGCCATGTGTAAACActtcaaattaaaatcaatcTCTCCACCACCTGGTCTTTTCCTGCAGGTTATCTAGAATCTAAGTATGTGTACTATAtacatttgtttcagttttatcttttccatttcagaatGCCAGCAGCAAGGAGAGATCCTCGGTACAGCGTGCAGGATATCATTGCAATCGTCCAAGATGGAGAGAGTGACGTGGACGTACCCTTTGATGACACTGATGCGAGTGACGAGGAGTCAGACAATGATCCCCGTGTGGACAAAGGAAACCAAGAGCCCTCTGACTCCCCAGCCAATGTGGACATTGAGCCCCGAGAAAATGAAAGCACCATGCCCCGTGACAGATATCCCAGGCAAAATAACGATTTTATCACTCCCAATACTGATTTTTCTGGTCCACCTGGCACAGACGACGTAACCTTCCTCCTCACACCGCTGCAATACTTCCAAAAGTTTGTGTCAGAGAACATGATTCAAGCTCTGGCAACAAGTACAAATGAGTACAGCGTTCAAAAGGATGGAAGGTCTGTTAACACTGATTCGaaggaaatacagaaaatgtTGGGCATGTACCTGAGGATGGGCTTGGTACAAATGGCTGCAAGCCGTATGTACTGGGAGACAGATACACGGCACCCCCCTGTTGCCGATGTGATGCCACGCAGCAGATTCCAATCTCTGTTggcaaaattacattttgtgaaCAATTTGACGGCGTCAGAGATCGAAAAGAGGGACAAACTGTGGAAACTCAGACCATGGCTTGAATCATTCAGGGAGAAATGCCTGCAGGTGGTACCGGAAGAGCACAGTTCTGTGGCTGAAATGGCGATTCCTGTCAAGGGGGAGTTCATCAGCATCAAGCAGCATATGCGAGGCAAGCCACACCCGTGGGGGTTCAAAGTATGGGTGAGAGCTGGAATCTCTGGCATGATGCTTGACTTTGACGTTTACCGGGGCAGCAAGAATGCAATCCGCGTCAAATCTGAACTTGGATTGTCAGGCGATGCTGTGGCTACCTGCAACAGATACGTGAGAGGTGTGGATTTGTTGGCCTCGTTTGCAGCAAAATACAAGTTCGCCCTGAAATCCCGGCGTTGGTACATGTACATCTTCTGGCACACCATCACCCTCGCCGTGGTCAACGCCTGGCTCCTCTACAAACGGCACTGTCAGGCTCTCGCGATGCCAAAGAAGGAGACGCTAAACATGAGAAAGTTCCAAGCACAGCTAGCATCCTCTCTCATCCTGGTAAGAATCCATTTCTCCTATTTGCCATGTTTTGCGACATCTTCATGCATTTTTGACACATGCATGAATTGATTACTAATATTGATTCTTCTCTTTTCAAATCAGATGGACTCAACGCTAACAACTCCGAGGAGAGGACGTCCATCATCAGGCACCGGGAGCCCAGACGCAGCAGAGAGTCCTTTGACTGCTGGGAAGAGACCATCCTCAGATGATGGGAGTCCAAATAGTCCCTCCAAGAAATCATGTGCACACCCTCCACTCGATGTGCGCATGGACCTCACTGGACATTTCCCCATGAAGGTCAAGAGAGGACGCTGCAGACATTGCAGTAAAGGGTATACGAATACCCAGTGCAGCAAGTGCGATGTTCGCCTCTGTTTTTCAGAGGACAGGAACTGTTTTTGGGACTATCATTGTGAATAAAAAGTTCTCTTTgctggaataaataaaaaaaacttcatagcAACGTGACTGGGATTATTTTTCATGTTATACTGTTCTGGGACAAAAGCAAAACCCTACAAATGAATTTGTTCTGTATTGTTGTTCAGACAATGAGTACAAATACAGGAAATTCTGCTCCCCATTTAGCCCAATGTTGCAATATTacaacatttctgtaaaaacttacaaaaacataacatttttaaaaaccctTCATTTTCAGCCTCAAAGGCCTCCTACAACGACATCTgagtggttgaaaaaaaaaaaaacatttttagtgtttttctatGTCTGGGTTTACAGGGTTAACATTGTCTTTTGACGTTTCATGAGGCATTAAATTATCAGtggcaaaatgaaaaaaatctaaagggTTGCTACTGGGATAATAGAAATAAGCTTCTCTGTGTTTAAGATCAACATAAGCATTTGTTCACTTCCCTCTGACTTTTAACCTCTTACAATTATGCCCCTGACTTATTTATTCATATGTATTTTAcaatgtttagtttttaaaaaaaatttgcttttaCCTTTCTATGATGGTTTTACCTTactttgagatttttcttaaatgtaaagtgcattacaaataaaatgtattattattattccgccTGAATCCAGATGATTCTCTATTACGGCCCCTTTTCTATTAGTACGGATGGGCGCCTTTGCTGTCATGGTAAAGCTGTTACCTGAGATGGAATTTTTACCCCCTGCATCTCATTTTTACTCGactagacatggaagtagagatgttttaattatttttaaaaagtgaaagagtgTCGGCACtattattgttcagttagtgggttaaaaaaaCCACAACTGTTCTGCTGTGATTGTTCCAATAACAAGGCTGCCTAATATGAGGAGAATCACTTCTGTTTAAACTCCATTCACAACATTAATGCGCAATATTGCACCTTCTAAACAAGTAAACCACTCTGTGGttgtttccagatttctgacaaaaatacaatttgctCTGATTGTCACTCATTGAAATTGCTGCTGCAACCAaaactccaccttcctgagtccattccagctgtctgctttattcttggaaaacatATTCTGTTCCTagatagacccgcatgaatggatcaaatgaaacagaccttaaatgtgacaaaacacacatacacaataaAGTGAGgcacccatccaagatggcggctgcgCTGATAGGGGAGTGGAGTCACTGTTTGGGTATAAAGAGCAACTCCAGATACGGCACGAGATACGGCACAACAGGAAGCAGCCTTGGGAATGGAGGAGATGTCCCAGAATGCATCATTCTATCAGGCCTTTCTAGGACTGCTCGAGCAACTTGTGCAGGAAAACATGTTACAACTAACACTGTTTTTAGCTGTGCTGTCGGTTAAATTGTTGCCTAGATCACCTCAAGTGCCTTTGCTAAAGGGTAAATTCTCTTGTCAGGGATCCCAATGTTCACACTTTACAAAAGAGTGACAGGACTATTTAATGATTCTATAATGATTATTTTCTATTCTTTCGTGTTGCGTTTCAAGTTTCATGTGTTTCAGTACCCCTTTTTCATAATGTGCAATAAAGGCAGTCCAAAGAGTTTGTTTACTTCGTTGTTTTAATTTAAGCCTATTTTCAGTAATGAACTACAGAGAGGTGGATAATAGCAAGAATACGTTATATCTTAGCCAAAGGTTTTCATGGCTGttgttaatggaaaaaaaaaaaaaaaaaaacacacaaaaaatggcTGGATTCTAGACACGTTCAGCTTCGTTCTTTCATAACACGCAACGTGCACAAATCAACACACTGGAGCTGTGTTACTGGCAGATCTATTTATTGTTCTGCTGCATGTGCTGCAAACCATGAACTAAGCctgaaggaaaacagaaaaaggacacttcagtTTTCTGTAAACAGACGCGCAGCATCAGATCTGTGGATTTACAGAGGCCTTCTCTCATTTTACCCTGTCTGCCTGAGTATAgcgggtgggggtgggggggcttgTAGTCAGAGGAGCACCTGTAAGTTCTCacctataaatataatttcactGCGGTTAAAAATCTTCACCACTGTTAACGGGTTCTCCCCGTCATGGCTGggacaaaagaaataaatctcATAAAGCCGTAGATTTTAACTCCCCCAGGCAAGCTTTAGAGCAAGTAGACCAAGTAAGTGTCTCTCTCAAACACACCGCTGATGTGtaatccagatatttatcctgGTGGCTTACTTTATCCTTGAAAACTATCCAAGATAATCTTGCATATACAATTATACAAAcgtgcatttgtttttcttttgtttatgcttttatttataacaaaaGAAATGTATTGTTTACCATTTCtcgcagatttctttaaaatgtcaatgCTGCGAGCGGGGGTGGGGGGCTAAAGCCACTGCCAGCAGGCGTTTTCTAGGCCGGTCGAAACACAAACCGCAGAGAGATAAACCGAGTAGAGAGGAGCCGAGCTGGGCGAGTAGTGTCTGTGGAAACGcccatgactctcacagcgcacCAGGACCTTAGATCTTGGTGAAGATTTTCAGtaatccaggtcatgatcaatccaaaaatgggtaaaaaataaataaaacatgtggacttctattctgaagctgaagacgtttcgcttcccatccaggaagcttgtAGACCTGCAGGCGAGGCCTCATTGGAGCTTAGATTCATGCGtaaattcacctggaactgatcagcgaaacgtcttcagcttcagaatagaagtccagttgttttatttttttagccatttttttggGACAGCACCTTAGATGTTTACCTGTTTAACATCATAGTCTGTCCTTTTGAAAATGCAACGCCATCTGTGTTTTTAGCCTGCCAAAAGCATTTCCAACAACCACCCGTTCTCGGCTGTCCAGCTGAACTTAACGCTGTTCCGTAGTTAGTCGTCCAGTTTCATTAAAATGGTTTTTAGCAGCTCGGGGTGTCGACAATAGCTTGTTGAAACCCCCAGCAGTGATTCTTGTGTGAGGTGGAAATAGCTACCCTGGGTAGCTCGTTCCGAGAGAGTTGACCGTCTCTTTGTTGCTTTGTGATGGACATTGTGAGGAGATTGTAGTGGACATAAGACAGCAGAACCCCTGCGACCCTGTCCTGATTACAAGGGGTTTGGAAAATAAACGTATGGATATTTAGAATCAGAAAAAGGCCAACATTGTTTTACATAAGTAAAAGGAATAAGTAAAATTGAAATCCGAACTTATCGCGCCTAAACATGTTTGTAATAATACAATAACGAATTTCATGAAAGATGAAacgtttttgtgtattttattcaaaacatgtgtgctacattaaaaatggcaaaaagggGGGGGAAACagttaatatttaattaaagagTTAAAGGTTACAAAGTACACCACGTTATAAGAGCCAAACACATCCCTCCTCATACGTGTTGCCTGCTCCTCTGTATCTTTAACACGTGGAACATCTTTCAGCGTGACTGCGTGTCTGCAGGTACAGGTCAGATCTGCCCTCCTCATAGAAAATGAGAAACACAGCACCTAGGAATGACAAAGCGAAACACGTTGCCCTTCAGCCGCTATAACACACGCCGAGTGTATTCGCATTGAGCGTCTTCACAATAATACTCACAAGAAGCCTTTGCCGCAGCCCAGAGGTCCAAAGAACATTTCTGTTGGGAGGCAAACCTTCCTGCACACTCCGCTGAGGCTGGGGCAGGACCAAGGGAACGACGCAGCTTCATTTTCAACAACTAGGAGAGATAACAGCACGTTTTCAAGATGctttgcactgaaaaaaaaaacgtccttaAAG belongs to Fundulus heteroclitus isolate FHET01 chromosome 11, MU-UCD_Fhet_4.1, whole genome shotgun sequence and includes:
- the LOC105929425 gene encoding piggyBac transposable element-derived protein 3, with protein sequence MPAARRDPRYSVQDIIAIVQDGESDVDVPFDDTDASDEESDNDPRVDKGNQEPSDSPANVDIEPRENESTMPRDRYPRQNNDFITPNTDFSGPPGTDDVTFLLTPLQYFQKFVSENMIQALATSTNEYSVQKDGRSVNTDSKEIQKMLGMYLRMGLVQMAASRMYWETDTRHPPVADVMPRSRFQSLLAKLHFVNNLTASEIEKRDKLWKLRPWLESFREKCLQVVPEEHSSVAEMAIPVKGEFISIKQHMRGKPHPWGFKVWVRAGISGMMLDFDVYRGSKNAIRVKSELGLSGDAVATCNRYVRGVDLLASFAAKYKFALKSRRWYMYIFWHTITLAVVNAWLLYKRHCQALAMPKKETLNMRKFQAQLASSLILMDSTLTTPRRGRPSSGTGSPDAAESPLTAGKRPSSDDGSPNSPSKKSCAHPPLDVRMDLTGHFPMKVKRGRCRHCSKGYTNTQCSKCDVRLCFSEDRNCFWDYHCE